One Rhinolophus sinicus isolate RSC01 linkage group LG06, ASM3656204v1, whole genome shotgun sequence DNA window includes the following coding sequences:
- the PHLDB1 gene encoding pleckstrin homology-like domain family B member 1 isoform X19 has translation MDTLNRNQVGSGCKTQAMVQKGPLDLIETGKGLKVQTDKPHLVSLGSGRLSTAITLLPLEEGRTVIGSAAKDISLQGPGLAPEHCYIENLRGTLTLYPCGNACAIDGLPVRQPTRLTQGCMLCLGQSTFLRFNHPAEAKWMKSMIPAGGRAPGPPYSPGPAESESLVNGNHTPQPIARGPSACASHSSLVSSIEKDLQEIMDSLVLEEPGVAGKKPATTCPLVPMANGGRYLLSPPTSPGAMSVGSSYENTSPAFSPLSSPASSGSCASHSPSGQEPAPSMPPLVPARSSSYHLALQPPHSRPSGARFSESPRPGRKGCQERPPSPGLRGLLTDSPAATVLAEACRTTESPRLGGQLPLVAISLSECSASSAHSQPTSIPGSPKFQPPVPAPRNKIGTLQDRPPSPFRELPGTERVLTTSPSRQLVGRTFSDGSATHTLQPPESPYLGRRGLESMRELPPLSPALSRRALSPMPSRNTPDPKLTREVAESPRPRRWAAHGISPEDFSLTLGVRGRRTRSPSPTLGESLAPRKSNFSGRLSPAYSLGSLTGASPRQSPRAQRKLSSGDLVTRERKNSITEISDNEDDLLEYHRRQRQERLREQEMERLERQRLETILNLCAEYSRADGGPEAGELPSIGEATAALALAGRRPSRGLSGATGASGRSNEDPGGASQRLWESVERSDEENLKEECSSTESTQQEHEDAPSSKLQGEVLALEEERAQVLGRVEQLKVRVKELDQQLQESAREAEMERALLQGEKEAERALLQKEQKAADQLQEKLVTLETGIQKERDKERAELATGRRHLEARQALYAELQTQLDNCPESVREQLQEQLRREAEDLETETKLFEDLEFQQLERESRLEEERELAGQGLLRSKAELLRSVAKRKERLAVLDSQAGQIRAQAVQESERLARDKNASLQLLQKEKEKLTMLERRYISLTGGRPFPKTTSTLKESALLTQNGTGSLPRNLAATLQDIETKRQLALQQKGQQVIEEQRRRLAELKQKAAAEAQCQWDALHGAGPFPAGPSGFPPLMHHSILHHLPAGRERGEDSEHAYDTLSLESSDSMETSISTGGNSACSPDNMSSASGLDVGKIEEMEKMLKEAHVEKSRLMESREREIELRRQALEEERKRREQVERRLQSESARRQQLVEKEVKMREKQFSQARPLTRYLPIRKEDFDLKTHIESSGHGVDTCLHVVLSSKVCRGYLVKMGGKIKSWKKRWFVFDRLKRTLSYYVDKHETKLKGIIYFQAIEEVYYDHLRSAAKKRFFSFTMVTESPNPALTFCVKTHDRLYYMVAPSAEAMRIWMDVIVTGAEGYTQFMN, from the exons gcTGCATGTTGTGCCTGGGTCAGTCCACCTTCCTCCGCTTTAACCACCCAGCTGAAGCCAAGTGGATGAAAAGCATGATTCCTGCGGGGGGCCGGGCCCCGGGGCCCCCCTACAGTCCTGGCCCAG CAGAATCAGAAAGCCTGGTGAATGGGAACCACACTCCACAGCCTATAGCCCGAGGACCCTCGGCCTGTGCCAGCCACAGTTCCCTGGTGAGCTCTATTGAGAAGGACCTGCAGGAAATCATGGATTCACTGGTGCTAGAGGAACCTGGAGTTGCTGGAAAGAAGCCTGCCACAACTTGCCCACTGGTGCCAATGGCTAACGGTGGTCGCTACCTGCTGTCCCCCCCAACCAGCCCTGGTGCCATGTCTGTGGGCTCCAGCTATGAGAACACCTCTCCAGCCTTCTCTCCACTTTCCTCACCAGCCAGCAGTGGAAGCTGTGCCAGCCACTCACCCAGTGGGCAGGAGCCAGCGCCTTCCATGCCCCCACTGGTGCCTGCCCGTTCCTCCAGCTACCATCTGGCTCTGCAGCCCCCACACTCCCGACCTAGTGGTGCCCGCTTTTCTGAGAGCCCGCGGCCGGGCAGGAAGGGGTGTCAAGAAAGgcctcccagccctggcctccGGGGTCTGCTGACAGACAGCCCTGCAGCTACTGTCTTGGCGGAGGCGTGCAGAACCACTGAGAGCCCCCGGCTAGGTGGGCAGCTGCCTCTGGTGGCTATCAGCCTGAGTGAATGCTCAGCTTCCAGTGCCCACAGCCAACCCACCAGCATTCCTGGCAGCCCCAAGTTCCAGCCTCCAGTCCCTGCTCCCCGAAACAAGATTGGCACACTTCAGGACCGCCCTCCCAGCCCTTTCCGTGAGCTGCCAGGCACTGAGCGGGTGTTGACAACCAGCCCCTCACGCCAGCTGGTGGGCCGAACATTTTCAGATGGGTCAGCCACCCACACCCTGCAGCCTCCTGAGAGTCCCTACCTGGGCCGGCGGGGCCTGGAGAGTATGCGAGAACTCCCTCCCTTGAGCCCGGCTTTATCCAGAAGGGCTCTTTCCCCCATGCCCTCCCGGAATACCCCAGATCCCAAACTAACCAGGGAAGTGGCAGAGAGTCCCCGACCCCGGCGCTGGGCAGCCCATGGGATTTCACCAGAAGACTTCTCCCTGACATTGGGGGTGCGGGGCCGTAGGACACGGAGCCCTTCACCCACACTCGGCGAGTCCCTCGCACCCCGCAAGAGCAACTTCAGTGGCAGGCTGAGCCCAGCCTATAGTCTGGGTTCTTTGACTGGGGCTTCACCCCGCCAGAGCCCCCGTGCCCAGAGGAAGCTCTCCAGTGGGGACTTAGTCACTCGAGAGCGGAAAAATAGCATCACAGAGATCAGTGACAATGAGGACGACCTCCTGGAGTACCACCGGCGGCAGCGCCAGGAGCGGCTTCGGGAGCAGGAGATGGAGAGGCTG GAACGCCAGCGCCTGGAGACCATCCTGAACCTGTGTGCTGAGTACAGCCGGGCTGACGGGGGACCTGAGGCTGGGGAGCTGCCTAGCATTGGGGAGGCCACGGCAGCACTGGCACTGGCAGGCCGCAGACCCTCACGAGGCCTTTCAGGGGCCACTGGGGCCTCTGGGCGGAGCAACGAGGATCCTGGAGGTGCCAGCCAACGTCTGTGGGAGAGTGTGGAACGCTCAGATGAGGAAAATCTTAAGGAGGAGTGCAGTAGCACTGAGAGCACCCAGCAggag CATGAAGATGCACCCAGCTCGAAGCTCCAGGGAGAGGTGCTGGCCCTCGAAGAGGAGCGGGCTCAGGTGCTAGGGAGAGTGGAGCAGCTCAAGGTCCGCGTGAAGGAGCTGGACCAGCAGCTGCAGGAGTCGGCCCGAGAG GCTGAAATGGAGCGGGCGCTGCTGCAGGGCGAGAAGGAGGCAGAACGGGCACTGCTGCAGAAAGAGCAGAAGGCAGCAGACCAGCTGCAGGAGAAGCTGGTGACCTTGGAGACGGGCATCCAAAAGGAGAGGGACAAG GAGAGGGCGGAGCTGGCCACGGGACGGAGGCACCTGGAGGCCCGCCAGGCGCTCTACGCTGAGCTCCAGACGCAGCTCGATAACTGCCCCGAGTCAGTGCGGGAACAGTTACAGGAGCAGCTGAGAAGG GAGGCAGAGGATCTGGAAACCGAGACAAAGCTCTTTGAGGACTTGGAGTTCCAGCAGCTGGAGCGGGAGAGCCGCCTGGAGGAGGAGCGGGAGCTGGCCGGGCAGGGGCTGCTCCGCAGCAAGGCTGAGCTGCTGCGCAGCGTCGCTAAGCGGAAG GAGCGCCTGGCAGTCCTGGATAGTCAGGCTGGGCAGATCCGGGCTCAGGCTGTGCAAGAATCTGAGCGCTTGGCCCGGGACAAGAACGCTtccctgcagctgctgcagaAG gagaaggagaaattgacAATGTTGGAAAGAAGATACATCTCACTCACTGGGGGCAGGCCTTTTCCGAAGACCACATCGACCCTCAAAGAG AGTGCTCTGCTCACCCAGAATGGTACAGGCAGCCTTCCTCGCAACCTGGCAGCCACGTTGCAGGACATTGAGACCAAGCGCCAACTGGCCCTGCAGCAGAAGG GGCAGCAGGTGATTGAGGAGCAGCGGCGGCGACTGGCTGAGCTGAAGCAGAAAGCAGCAGCCGAGGCCCAGTGCCAGTGGGACGCCCTGCATGGGGCGGGCCCCTTCCCAGCAGGTCCCTCGGGCTTCCCACCCCTCATGCACCACTCCATCCTGCATCACCTGCCAGCTGGGCGGGAGCGTGGAGAGGACAGCGAGCACGCCTATGATACACTGAGCCTGGAGAGCTCTGACAGCATGGAGACCAGCATCTCCACAGGAGGCAACTCTGCCTGCTCTCCCGACAACATGTCCAG TGCAAGTGGCCTAGACGTGGGGAAGATCGAGGAGATGGAAAAGATGCTGAAAGAAGCTCATGTGGAGAAGAGCCGGCTCATGGAGTCAAGG GAGCGGGAGATAGAGCTACGGCGGCAGgccctggaggaggagaggaagaggagggagcaaGTGGAACGGAGGCTGCAGAGTGAGAGTGCTAGGAGGCAGCAGCTGGTGGAGAAGGAAGTCAAGATGCGAGAGAAACAGTTTTCTCAG GCACGACCTCTGACCCGTTACCTGCCAATCCGGAAGGAGGACTTTGACTTGAAGACCCACATCGAGTCGTCAGGCCATGGCGTCGACACCTGCCTGCACGTGGTGCTCAGCAGCAAG GTCTGCCGTGGCTACTTGGTCAAGATGGGCGGCAAGATTAAATCATGGAAGAAGCGCTGGTTTGTCTTCGACCGGCTCAAGCGCACCCTTTCCTATTATGTGG ACAAGCATGAGACGAAATTGAAGGGGATCATCTATTTCCAGGCCATTGAGGAGGTATACTATGACCACCTTCGTAGTGCAGCCAAG aAGAGGTTTTTCAGCTTCACTATGGTGACTGAG AGCCCGAACCCAGCCCTCACTTTCTGTGTGAAGACCCATGACCGGCTGTACTACATGGTGGCCCCATCTGCAGAGGCCATGCGCATCTGGATGGATGTCATTGTAACAGGGGCTGAGGGCTACACTCAGTTCATGAACTGA
- the PHLDB1 gene encoding pleckstrin homology-like domain family B member 1 isoform X6 has product MDTLNRNQVGSGCKTQAMVQKGPLDLIETGKGLKVQTDKPHLVSLGSGRLSTAITLLPLEEGRTVIGSAAKDISLQGPGLAPEHCYIENLRGTLTLYPCGNACAIDGLPVRQPTRLTQGCMLCLGQSTFLRFNHPAEAKWMKSMIPAGGRAPGPPYSPGPAESESLVNGNHTPQPIARGPSACASHSSLVSSIEKDLQEIMDSLVLEEPGVAGKKPATTCPLVPMANGGRYLLSPPTSPGAMSVGSSYENTSPAFSPLSSPASSGSCASHSPSGQEPAPSMPPLVPARSSSYHLALQPPHSRPSGARFSESPRPGRKGCQERPPSPGLRGLLTDSPAATVLAEACRTTESPRLGGQLPLVAISLSECSASSAHSQPTSIPGSPKFQPPVPAPRNKIGTLQDRPPSPFRELPGTERVLTTSPSRQLVGRTFSDGSATHTLQPPESPYLGRRGLESMRELPPLSPALSRRALSPMPSRNTPDPKLTREVAESPRPRRWAAHGISPEDFSLTLGVRGRRTRSPSPTLGESLAPRKSNFSGRLSPAYSLGSLTGASPRQSPRAQRKLSSGDLVTRERKNSITEISDNEDDLLEYHRRQRQERLREQEMERLERQRLETILNLCAEYSRADGGPEAGELPSIGEATAALALAGRRPSRGLSGATGASGRSNEDPGGASQRLWESVERSDEENLKEECSSTESTQQEHEDAPSSKLQGEVLALEEERAQVLGRVEQLKVRVKELDQQLQESAREAEMERALLQGEKEAERALLQKEQKAADQLQEKLVTLETGIQKERDKERAELATGRRHLEARQALYAELQTQLDNCPESVREQLQEQLRREAEDLETETKLFEDLEFQQLERESRLEEERELAGQGLLRSKAELLRSVAKRKERLAVLDSQAGQIRAQAVQESERLARDKNASLQLLQKEKEKLTMLERRYISLTGGRPFPKTTSTLKEYLTLEQLKVMWGTSPMPTTPAPGPPLWAPASWDLVPTTCLPPVLPSSSSFASIMPAPKMEKLLLPAVDLEQWYQELMAGLGTGPTAASPHSSPPPLPAKASRQLQVYRSKMDGEATSPLPRTRSGPLPSSSGSSSSSSQLSVATLGRSPSPKSALLTQNGTGSLPRNLAATLQDIETKRQLALQQKGQQVIEEQRRRLAELKQKAAAEAQCQWDALHGAGPFPAGPSGFPPLMHHSILHHLPAGRERGEDSEHAYDTLSLESSDSMETSISTGGNSACSPDNMSSASGLDVGKIEEMEKMLKEAHVEKSRLMESREREIELRRQALEEERKRREQVERRLQSESARRQQLVEKEVKMREKQFSQARPLTRYLPIRKEDFDLKTHIESSGHGVDTCLHVVLSSKVCRGYLVKMGGKIKSWKKRWFVFDRLKRTLSYYVDKHETKLKGIIYFQAIEEVYYDHLRSAAKSPNPALTFCVKTHDRLYYMVAPSAEAMRIWMDVIVTGAEGYTQFMN; this is encoded by the exons gcTGCATGTTGTGCCTGGGTCAGTCCACCTTCCTCCGCTTTAACCACCCAGCTGAAGCCAAGTGGATGAAAAGCATGATTCCTGCGGGGGGCCGGGCCCCGGGGCCCCCCTACAGTCCTGGCCCAG CAGAATCAGAAAGCCTGGTGAATGGGAACCACACTCCACAGCCTATAGCCCGAGGACCCTCGGCCTGTGCCAGCCACAGTTCCCTGGTGAGCTCTATTGAGAAGGACCTGCAGGAAATCATGGATTCACTGGTGCTAGAGGAACCTGGAGTTGCTGGAAAGAAGCCTGCCACAACTTGCCCACTGGTGCCAATGGCTAACGGTGGTCGCTACCTGCTGTCCCCCCCAACCAGCCCTGGTGCCATGTCTGTGGGCTCCAGCTATGAGAACACCTCTCCAGCCTTCTCTCCACTTTCCTCACCAGCCAGCAGTGGAAGCTGTGCCAGCCACTCACCCAGTGGGCAGGAGCCAGCGCCTTCCATGCCCCCACTGGTGCCTGCCCGTTCCTCCAGCTACCATCTGGCTCTGCAGCCCCCACACTCCCGACCTAGTGGTGCCCGCTTTTCTGAGAGCCCGCGGCCGGGCAGGAAGGGGTGTCAAGAAAGgcctcccagccctggcctccGGGGTCTGCTGACAGACAGCCCTGCAGCTACTGTCTTGGCGGAGGCGTGCAGAACCACTGAGAGCCCCCGGCTAGGTGGGCAGCTGCCTCTGGTGGCTATCAGCCTGAGTGAATGCTCAGCTTCCAGTGCCCACAGCCAACCCACCAGCATTCCTGGCAGCCCCAAGTTCCAGCCTCCAGTCCCTGCTCCCCGAAACAAGATTGGCACACTTCAGGACCGCCCTCCCAGCCCTTTCCGTGAGCTGCCAGGCACTGAGCGGGTGTTGACAACCAGCCCCTCACGCCAGCTGGTGGGCCGAACATTTTCAGATGGGTCAGCCACCCACACCCTGCAGCCTCCTGAGAGTCCCTACCTGGGCCGGCGGGGCCTGGAGAGTATGCGAGAACTCCCTCCCTTGAGCCCGGCTTTATCCAGAAGGGCTCTTTCCCCCATGCCCTCCCGGAATACCCCAGATCCCAAACTAACCAGGGAAGTGGCAGAGAGTCCCCGACCCCGGCGCTGGGCAGCCCATGGGATTTCACCAGAAGACTTCTCCCTGACATTGGGGGTGCGGGGCCGTAGGACACGGAGCCCTTCACCCACACTCGGCGAGTCCCTCGCACCCCGCAAGAGCAACTTCAGTGGCAGGCTGAGCCCAGCCTATAGTCTGGGTTCTTTGACTGGGGCTTCACCCCGCCAGAGCCCCCGTGCCCAGAGGAAGCTCTCCAGTGGGGACTTAGTCACTCGAGAGCGGAAAAATAGCATCACAGAGATCAGTGACAATGAGGACGACCTCCTGGAGTACCACCGGCGGCAGCGCCAGGAGCGGCTTCGGGAGCAGGAGATGGAGAGGCTG GAACGCCAGCGCCTGGAGACCATCCTGAACCTGTGTGCTGAGTACAGCCGGGCTGACGGGGGACCTGAGGCTGGGGAGCTGCCTAGCATTGGGGAGGCCACGGCAGCACTGGCACTGGCAGGCCGCAGACCCTCACGAGGCCTTTCAGGGGCCACTGGGGCCTCTGGGCGGAGCAACGAGGATCCTGGAGGTGCCAGCCAACGTCTGTGGGAGAGTGTGGAACGCTCAGATGAGGAAAATCTTAAGGAGGAGTGCAGTAGCACTGAGAGCACCCAGCAggag CATGAAGATGCACCCAGCTCGAAGCTCCAGGGAGAGGTGCTGGCCCTCGAAGAGGAGCGGGCTCAGGTGCTAGGGAGAGTGGAGCAGCTCAAGGTCCGCGTGAAGGAGCTGGACCAGCAGCTGCAGGAGTCGGCCCGAGAG GCTGAAATGGAGCGGGCGCTGCTGCAGGGCGAGAAGGAGGCAGAACGGGCACTGCTGCAGAAAGAGCAGAAGGCAGCAGACCAGCTGCAGGAGAAGCTGGTGACCTTGGAGACGGGCATCCAAAAGGAGAGGGACAAG GAGAGGGCGGAGCTGGCCACGGGACGGAGGCACCTGGAGGCCCGCCAGGCGCTCTACGCTGAGCTCCAGACGCAGCTCGATAACTGCCCCGAGTCAGTGCGGGAACAGTTACAGGAGCAGCTGAGAAGG GAGGCAGAGGATCTGGAAACCGAGACAAAGCTCTTTGAGGACTTGGAGTTCCAGCAGCTGGAGCGGGAGAGCCGCCTGGAGGAGGAGCGGGAGCTGGCCGGGCAGGGGCTGCTCCGCAGCAAGGCTGAGCTGCTGCGCAGCGTCGCTAAGCGGAAG GAGCGCCTGGCAGTCCTGGATAGTCAGGCTGGGCAGATCCGGGCTCAGGCTGTGCAAGAATCTGAGCGCTTGGCCCGGGACAAGAACGCTtccctgcagctgctgcagaAG gagaaggagaaattgacAATGTTGGAAAGAAGATACATCTCACTCACTGGGGGCAGGCCTTTTCCGAAGACCACATCGACCCTCAAAGAG TACCTGACACTTGAGCAGCTAAAGGTGATGTGGGGCACCTCGCCCATGCCCACAACCCCTGCGCCAGGCCCGCCTCTCTGGGCCCCTGCTTCCTGGGACCTGGTTCCCACCACCTGCCTTCCTCCTGTGctgccctcttcttcctccttcgcTTCTATCATGCCTGCACCCAAG ATGGAGAAGCTGCTGCTCCCTGCTGTAGACTTAGAGCAGTGGTACCAGGAACTGATGGCCGGGCTGGGGACTGGCCCCACTGCAGCCTCCCCTCACTCTTCCCCCCCGCCTCTGCCTGCCAAAGCTTCCCGTCAGCTGCAG GTTTACCGCTCCAAGATGGATGGTGAGGCCACCAGTCCCCTGCCCCGCACCCGCAGTGgccccctcccttcttcctctggttcttcttcctcctcctcccagctcagCGTGGCTACCTTGGGCCGTAGCCCCTCCCCAAAG AGTGCTCTGCTCACCCAGAATGGTACAGGCAGCCTTCCTCGCAACCTGGCAGCCACGTTGCAGGACATTGAGACCAAGCGCCAACTGGCCCTGCAGCAGAAGG GGCAGCAGGTGATTGAGGAGCAGCGGCGGCGACTGGCTGAGCTGAAGCAGAAAGCAGCAGCCGAGGCCCAGTGCCAGTGGGACGCCCTGCATGGGGCGGGCCCCTTCCCAGCAGGTCCCTCGGGCTTCCCACCCCTCATGCACCACTCCATCCTGCATCACCTGCCAGCTGGGCGGGAGCGTGGAGAGGACAGCGAGCACGCCTATGATACACTGAGCCTGGAGAGCTCTGACAGCATGGAGACCAGCATCTCCACAGGAGGCAACTCTGCCTGCTCTCCCGACAACATGTCCAG TGCAAGTGGCCTAGACGTGGGGAAGATCGAGGAGATGGAAAAGATGCTGAAAGAAGCTCATGTGGAGAAGAGCCGGCTCATGGAGTCAAGG GAGCGGGAGATAGAGCTACGGCGGCAGgccctggaggaggagaggaagaggagggagcaaGTGGAACGGAGGCTGCAGAGTGAGAGTGCTAGGAGGCAGCAGCTGGTGGAGAAGGAAGTCAAGATGCGAGAGAAACAGTTTTCTCAG GCACGACCTCTGACCCGTTACCTGCCAATCCGGAAGGAGGACTTTGACTTGAAGACCCACATCGAGTCGTCAGGCCATGGCGTCGACACCTGCCTGCACGTGGTGCTCAGCAGCAAG GTCTGCCGTGGCTACTTGGTCAAGATGGGCGGCAAGATTAAATCATGGAAGAAGCGCTGGTTTGTCTTCGACCGGCTCAAGCGCACCCTTTCCTATTATGTGG ACAAGCATGAGACGAAATTGAAGGGGATCATCTATTTCCAGGCCATTGAGGAGGTATACTATGACCACCTTCGTAGTGCAGCCAAG AGCCCGAACCCAGCCCTCACTTTCTGTGTGAAGACCCATGACCGGCTGTACTACATGGTGGCCCCATCTGCAGAGGCCATGCGCATCTGGATGGATGTCATTGTAACAGGGGCTGAGGGCTACACTCAGTTCATGAACTGA